One genomic segment of Anguilla anguilla isolate fAngAng1 chromosome 2, fAngAng1.pri, whole genome shotgun sequence includes these proteins:
- the rbm34 gene encoding RNA-binding protein 34, producing MKKKSTGNSEPSEVPEQTDSYVVGQISGSLFPKKSSSGSGHLAALFNTESSASSVLFVPAPKPVAKATEKNTEDAGSARPAVQTQKKVAAKKKEKSAAEEKLENRESSLQNADVEEEDGVKKTAKKSKRKAADAGRGEEEEGAPARKKKAVNMAEERIKNKRTVFVGNLPVSCTRKALQILFKEHGQIESIRFRCVTREDPSISLKVAAIQRKVHPKRQNINAYIVFKSEEGAEKALLRNGLEIEKGFHIRVDRASKSTAHDHKRSIFVGNLPYDVNELPLRTHFEDCGKVEAVRLVRDRHSGMGKGFGYVLFESADAVQLALKLDGSELAGRKIRVKRSVKKEKLKKAAPGKGPRAGAAKKPGKGDAAAAKDSGKATGPQRGPKRGLKGRPERGPQNKPSSGPPQRRLGKPLGGTSFKGEMATPGGDKAKKGKGPKKKKFKPRKRDQAVHI from the exons ATGAAAAAGAAATCTACAGGAAACag CGAACCCTCGGAGGTACCCGAGCAGACGGACAGCTATGTGGTGGGACAGATATCAGGCAGTTTGTTCCCAAAGAAATCCTCATCTGGCTCCGGGCACTTAGCTGCTTTATTCAACACCGAGTCCTCCGCTTCTAGCGTGCTGTTTGTACCTGCACCAAAG CCGGTTGCAAAAGCCACAGAGAAGAACACAGAAGATGCAGGGTCTGCAAGACCGGCTGTTCAGACGCAAAAGAAGGTGGcggcaaaaaagaaagaaaaatctgcGGCCGAGGAAAAGCTGGAAAACAG GGAAAGCTCTTTGCAAAACGCCgatgtggaggaggaggatggggtgAAGAAGACGGCCAAGAAAAGCAAACGCAAGGCTGCTGATGCGGGacgaggggaggaagaggagggcgcGCCGGCTCGGAAGAAGAAGGCCGTCAACATGGCGGAAGAGAGGATAAAGAACAAGAGGACGGTGTTTGTGGGGAACCTCCCGGTCAGCTGCACCAGGAAG GCCCTGCAGATTCTCTTCAAAGAACACGGCCAGATTGAGTCCATCCGGTTCCGCTGTGTG ACACGAGAAGACCCATCCATCTCCCTGAAAGTGGCAGCTATACA GCGAAAGGTCCATCCCAAACGACAGAACATCAATGCCTACATTGTTTTCAAAAGCGAAGAAGGGGCAGAAAAGGCATTACTAAG GAACGGCCTGGAGATCGAGAAGGGCTTCCACATCCGAGTCGACCGAGCGTCCAAATCTACCGCC CATGACCACAAGAGATCTATATTCGTTGGAAATCTACCATATG ACGTGAATGAGCTTCCCCTGCGGACTCACTTTGAGGATTGTGGGAAGGTGGAGGCTGTGCGCCTGGTGAGGGACAGACACTCCGGGATGGGAAAGGGCTTTGGCTACGTCCTGTTTGAG AGCGCAGATGCAGTGCAGCTGGCCCTGAAGCTGGACGGCTCTGAGCTGGCGGGCAGGAAGATTCGGGTGAAACGCTCCGTGAAGAAGGAGAAACTGAAAAAGGCGGCCCCAGGGAAGGGCCCCAGAGCCGGAGCCGCCAAGAAACCCGGGAAGGGAGACGCAGCCGCAGCAAAGGACTCTGGGAAAGCAACGGGGCCGCAGAGGGGGCCGAAAAGGGGGTTGAAAGGACGGCCTGAGAGGGGACCCCAAAACAAGCCCTCCTCAGGCCCCCCTCAGCGTAGGTTGGGCAAACCGCTCGGGGGGACGTCTTTTAAGGGGGAAATGGCCACTCCTGGGGGGGACAAAGCCAAGAAGGGCAAAggaccaaagaagaagaaattcaAACCGAGGAAACGAGATCAGGCTGTCCACATTTGA
- the LOC118216578 gene encoding mitochondrial import receptor subunit TOM20 homolog, which produces MMGGKTSAIAAGVCGALFVGYCIYFDRKRRSDPNFKNRLRERRRKQKLAKEKAGLSKLPDLKDPEAVQKFFLEEIQLGEELLAQGDYEKGVDHLTNAIAVCGQPQQLLQVLQQTLPPPVFQMLLTKLPTISQRIVTAQSLAEDDIE; this is translated from the exons ATGATGGGCGGTAAAACAAGCGCGATTGCTGCGGGGGTCTGCGGGGCCCTGTTCGTCGGGTACTGCATTTACTTCGACAGAAAACGGCGGAGTGACCCCAACTTCAAGAACAGATTGCGAGAAC GAAGGAGAAAGCAGAAGTTAGCAAAAGAGAAGGCAGGACTTTCAAAG CTTCCTGACCTGAAGGACCCAGAGGCCGTGCAGAAATTCTTCCTGGAGGAGATTCAGCTTGGGGAGGAACTGCTCGCCCAGG GAGACTACGAGAAGGGCGTGGATCACCTGACGAACGCCATCGCCGTGTGCGGGCAGCCCCAGCAGTtgctccaggtcctgcagcagACCCTGCCCCCGCCCGTCTTCCAGATGCTTCTCACAAAACTACCTACGATCAGCCAG CGTATCGTCACTGCACAGAGCTTGGCCGAAGACGACATTGAGTGA